Sequence from the Haladaptatus cibarius D43 genome:
GCTGTCTAATGGAGCATACACAGATGTTTCGCTCCAAATCGTTGTAGACAATCACCAGCCAAATCTAAAGTGAATACTCTACACAGATATACTAGCATACTAATTAGTGTCACGATGGCCAGTTCATTTTTGTAATTGAGGTGTGATCTAATCATGGAGGCGTACAGTAATGCCTAACCCGAATGATAAATCCCCCCTCAACCATCCCGCAGCAGATCGGCGCTCATTCCTCCAAGCAATGGGAATCACCGCTGGAGTGGGAGCGCTCGGTACGTCAAACGTCATCGCGAGCTCTCAAAACTCACAATCCATGCAATACGAACTTCCGCCCCTCCCGTACGATTACGATGCACTCGAACCGCATATTGATCAACGCATTATGAAGCTCCATCACGATAAGCATCACCAGGGCTACGTCGATGGTGCAAACAAAGCGTTGAAAACGCTTTCTCAGATGAGACAAGCAGGTGATTTCGAGGAAGTCAAAGCAGTCAAACGTGACCTCTCATTCAACCTCTCCGGGCACGTCAACCACTCTGTGTTCTGGGAAAATATGTCACCTAATGGTGGTGGCAAACCAGACGGCGATCTTGCTAGTGCAATCCAATCCGATTTTGGTTCGTTCAACGCCTTCAAAGACGAGTTCGCAGCCGCTGCCGAAAACGTCGAAGGCTCCGGGTGGGGGATGCTCGTATACGATCACCTCGCCGAGAAACTACTCACGATTCAAGCGGAAAATCATAACAATCGTGCTATCC
This genomic interval carries:
- a CDS encoding superoxide dismutase, which gives rise to MPNPNDKSPLNHPAADRRSFLQAMGITAGVGALGTSNVIASSQNSQSMQYELPPLPYDYDALEPHIDQRIMKLHHDKHHQGYVDGANKALKTLSQMRQAGDFEEVKAVKRDLSFNLSGHVNHSVFWENMSPNGGGKPDGDLASAIQSDFGSFNAFKDEFAAAAENVEGSGWGMLVYDHLAEKLLTIQAENHNNRAIQGATPLLVLDVWEHAYYLQYENDRGSYIDAFWQVVNWDDVATRYQHAHNAELFDGSECQ